The stretch of DNA AAATTGCCTCGTGGGCATCATCACGCACGACGACGTGATCGACGTTATTCAAGAAGAGGCAACCGAAGACGCGCATCGCGCCGGTGCTGTGGAACCGTTGGAGGACAGCTACCTCTCCACGCCGATTTTGACCATCACTTGGAAACGTGGCATCTGGTTGTTGTTTTTGTTCACGGTCGCCCAAGGAATTTCCGTGGTCGTGGATAGTTATAAAGAGATTTCTGAGCACGTGGAATGGATGGGAACATTCATTGCGCTGGTGATCGCCACCGGTGGGAATGCCGGTTCGCAATCGGCGGCGCTGGTCATTCGTACGTTGGCCTTGGGCGAGGCGGGGCCGTCGGATTGGTTGCGTATCGCAGCTCGCGAGGCAACCATGGGCCTGATGTTCGCAGCGGTGTTGTCCACGCTCGGATTTTTCCCTGCCTGGGGACTGCAAGGCTGGGATGCGGCGATCATCGTTTCGGCAACCGTGGCCATCATGGTGATGTGGGGTTCGATGATCGGCGCCATGCTGCCGATTGTGTTTAAGAAAATCGGCATGGACCCGGCGCTCATTTCCAACCCACTTGTGGCCGCGATTGTCGATTTCACCGGCATCCTGGTGTACTACGAATTCGCCCAATTTTGGCTCACACCGGTCGTCGAAACGCTCCCGCATTGAGTATTTCAGTCCGACTCAGTCGCCGCGCCGTTTTGGGATAAACCGGGCTAGCCTGCTCTGTTCGAATCCGATACGGTTTAATCTGCAGGTCGTCCGAAATCCAAGCATCGTCTTGACGTTCCGTTGCCCCGATATTTCGCACATTATGCCTATCAACGACATCGGTAAATTCGTTGGACGCTACTTCCAGGTTCTTGCCTGGCTGTCGATAGCTTCGATGGTCATCTCGCCGATCTTCTTCGATTCGCTTAACTTCGACTTTACGTTCATCCTGCTCTTCTGGGTGGCTCACCACCTCATCCGTCACAACGCCACCGCCCGCAATTGGACGATCGGCATCACGGGTTTCTATGTCGCTTTAATCATCTTGATGCTGCTCTACGCGTGTCTCGCTGGCACGGAAAGTATGAGAGTTACCTTCGGCCGTCGAATCATCGAAAATCCATCATTTGGTCAGGTTGCCACCGTCGCAATAGCGTTGATTCTCCTCGTCGGCGTGCCGTTGGGGCTGCTGTTAACACCAAAAGCACGTCGAGAATTCGGCGTGGTGGCCGGACCGCCCTCGACCGGCGAAGCGTAATCGACCTGCCGGTAGCGTTGTCGCGCCGCTATTCTTCGTCGTCGGAGGTGATGACGTATTCTTCCCCCTCGGCAATCACGCGGTCGCCGGGGCGGAGTTTGCGGCGGCGGCGTGTTTCGACTTCGCCGTTGACGGTGACTTGTCCGGCTTGAATCAATACCTTGGCCTGCCCCCCCGTTCCGGCAGCACCGGATAATTTTAAGAATTGGTCCAGGCGAATCGTATTGTCATCAGTGTCTGTCATGGCTGTCCGCGGATCGTTTCGATCGCGTTCCCGGGGTTATGTTTTTTAGATCCGCTGGTTTACAAACTTTGTGGGGCGGCGGTGCGGTCGTCGCTGTCGAGATAATTTTGCAGCATGATTTGAGCAGCGACCATGTCCATCCGCGCTTTGCGTTTTTTGTTCGACAGATCGGCTTCGTGCAGGTACAACTCGGCGATCAATGACGTATGCCGTTCATCCCAGTAGCGCACCGGCAGTTTGGTCAAATGGCTGAGCCACTTGCCGAAGTTGCGGGCCTGCCGCGATTTTTCGCTTTCGTCGCCGCTCATGTGCACCGGCAAGCCGACGACAAGTCCCACCACGCGGTATTCGTTGGCGATTTTTGACAGGAACTCGCCGTCCAACGGTTTGGTCCGCCGGCTGTAGTTCTCCAGCGGACTGGCGATCGTTTGTTCCGGCGTCGAAATGGCAACGCCAATCCGCTTGGTCCCAAAATCAATACCCAGCAACCGCCCCTCGACGGGAAACGTGTCCGCCGTCGGCGGATCAGAGGAAGCGGTCATAGCCCCGTTCCTCGATCAAGGCCACCAATTGTTTGATTGCATTTTCGTCATCTTTGCGAGCGACTAATGTGGCATCGGCAGTATGTACGATCACGCAGTCCTCCATGCCGATCGTGCCAATCAGATGTTCTTGTTCCGTTGAGCGAATGATGCAACCGGTTGTGTCGACGCCGCAATGCGGAGCATCGATCACGTTTCGATTCTCGTCCGCTCCCATCAATCGTTCCAAGGCGTGCCAACTCCCGACATCATCCCATTCAAACGGCGCTTCTAAGACCGCCACGTTCTCAGCATGTTCCAGCACCGCGTGGTCGATGGAGATGGATGTCATCTGCGGGAACTCACGGTGCAGTGCCGCTTCTTCATCCGGCGTTCCCAGCGATTCTCGCAATGTTGCCAAACGCCGCGAGATATTGGGTTGTTGAGCCTCCAGGGCCCGCAAAATCGCGTCGGCGCGCCAGACGAAAATTCCACAATTCCAGTAATAGCAGCCGGCGTCCAGAAATCCCGTCGCTGTCTCTCGGTCCGGCTTTTCACGAAACGAGGCAACGTGATAAGCGTCATCCGTGCCGTCCGACAACGAGCCGCCACGTTCAATGTAACCGAATCCCGTCGAGGGAAACGTGGGGGGGACGCCGAACAGTACAAAGGTCTCGGGAGAGTTCGCGACGACGTCGGTTGCGCGTTGGACCGCTTTTTGAAAGGTCTCTGTGGGGCGAATGACATGATCGGCCGGTACGACCAACATCACCGCATCGGGGTCTTGCCGCAACAGATGAATGGCGGCCAAGCCGATGCAGGGCGCGGTATTCCGTCCGCACGGTTCGACAAGGATGTTGGCGCGCGGCACGTCGGGCAATTGCGCCGCGGTCGCGTCAGCCTGCACCGCGTTGGTAACAACCCAGGTTTGCTCAGGCGAAATGAGTGGGGCGTTGCGGGCGCTGGTCTGTTGCAACATCGTTGCCTCACCTGCCAAGGGCAGGAGTTGTTTCGGCAGCGTCTTGCGGCTTTGCGGCCAAAAACGAGTCCCGCTCCCACCGGCCATCACGACGGAATGTAGCACGGCTACGTGTCTTTCTAAATGCGATTGATTCTATTGTCGGCATAGGTCGATTGGGGCCAAGCGACCGCTGCAAGTATAGCGGCCCACGGATGCCGAGGGCAGGCAGTTTGCAACCTTAAAACAGGTGATTCTTGGCTCGCGAGACGTGGGAGGCGACCCTGTCACGTTGTGTTCCCGATTGCAGCCGGAAACCGCCGAATTACCCAAAGGGATTCGGCACGGCTGAGGAATACCGGACCAGCAACGTAAAGCTATAAATCACGACGCATGCGACCAAAGCGGTGGCAAAATAGAGGATGCGGCGGGCGATGTCTTCGCGTTTGAGTGCGATGATCTGGCAAATGACTGCCACAAAGGCCACCATCACAAATTTGAAATAGACCAGCCCCCGCGGGCCCCAAGATTCGAGAAAAAACCGGGCGATTGGATTGGATTCGACAAAGCCATCGGCTTGGTACTTATTCAGTAAGATCCAGGTCATCACCACATCCAGCGCGCTGGCGACCACAAACAGCAACGTTTCCCGCTCCAACGGAATTTGTCTTCCGAACAAGCGTTTCGTAGGCGACAAGGTGTCGTCAACTGGTTCTTCTGTGGTTTCGTCCATTCTCCGCTCTCCCCCGGCGGTCAGTGAAATCTGGTAAGAGCGCGTTTCATTCAGCAATAACCTTTTACGACACCATCACAGGCTATCCGATTCGCACAAAGTTCGCCAGATGATTTTGGCATGCCACGCCGTTGCGGGTCAATCTCTGGGCGGATCGCTGGGCGAAAGGCCGGTGGTGAGTTTCCGGTTTTGGTCGATCCGAATTCTCGCGATCGTCAGTTGAGCGGCGGCAAGCCGGTGCGGTCGCAGCATTTGAGCAGGGGGCATTCCGCGCATTGTGGGCGGCGGGCGATGCAGATTTCACGTCCCAGAAAAATCAACCGGTGCGGCGTTTCGATCCAACTCGATTTCGGCAACAACCGTGTGAGGTCTCGTTCGATCTGATCGGGGTTCGTTTTTTTGGTCAGCCCCAACAGGCGGCTGATGCGTTTGACGTGCGTGTCGACAACGAATCCGCTGGGGATATCAAACGCATTTCCCAAAACCACGTTAGCCGTTTTACGGCCGACGCCCGGCAAAGCGGTCAATTCGTCCAAGGTCTGAGGAACTTCGCCGTCATGTTCTTCCACAAGCGCCTTGGCCATCCCGCGCAGGTTGGTGGCTTTGGCGCGAAAGAAACCCAGTGAATGAATGATCTTCTCCACCTGTTTCTGCGACGCGCCGGCCAGGGCTTCGGGGGTGGGGAACTTGTCGAATAACTTCGGGACGACCATGTTCACCCGTGCATCGGTGCACTGGGCGGAGAGAATCACCGCCACCAGCAATTGAAAGGAGTTATCGTGCGTCAGGCTGCACTCGGCCAGGGGATATTTCTTCTTTAAGGCACGCAGGATTTTGCGGCCTTGTTGCTTCCTGGCAACATCGCTGTCGGTAGATTCGGACTTGGGCATAATTTCTCCGGGCTTGTCCTCACAACGGCCATGGACATTGCCAGGGGAACGCGTTTAGACTCGATATTGTTATTTCGAAGTGGCTGGTTTTCGGAAGTGATCGGTCGACATTTTCCCCCTCAGCCCTCACCCCTCAGCATGTCGGAGCACCAGGCTATGGACGGGCCGCACGAATACCCCCCAAAATACCTGGAAGGGTTACGGCTTTTCAATGACGAAGAGTTTTTCGCTTGTCACGATGCCCTGGAGGAGATCTGGACCGAGACGGTCGGTGCGGAGAAACAGTTCTACCAAGGACTGATTCATGCAGCCGTGTCGCTGTTTCATTTCGAAAACGGCAACCTCGGCGGCGCGCGAAAAATGCACCGGTCGTCGCTGAACTATCTCGAGCCCTATGGCAAACATTATCAAGGCATCGACGTCGAAACCTTGGCGGCCCAATTGTGGTTTTGCTTTCAGGAACTTCGCGCAGCCACGGATCCCTCGGCGGATTTGCAACTTGATCGGACATTGATTC from Symmachiella dynata encodes:
- the nth gene encoding endonuclease III codes for the protein MPKSESTDSDVARKQQGRKILRALKKKYPLAECSLTHDNSFQLLVAVILSAQCTDARVNMVVPKLFDKFPTPEALAGASQKQVEKIIHSLGFFRAKATNLRGMAKALVEEHDGEVPQTLDELTALPGVGRKTANVVLGNAFDIPSGFVVDTHVKRISRLLGLTKKTNPDQIERDLTRLLPKSSWIETPHRLIFLGREICIARRPQCAECPLLKCCDRTGLPPLN
- a CDS encoding DUF5658 family protein; the encoded protein is MDETTEEPVDDTLSPTKRLFGRQIPLERETLLFVVASALDVVMTWILLNKYQADGFVESNPIARFFLESWGPRGLVYFKFVMVAFVAVICQIIALKREDIARRILYFATALVACVVIYSFTLLVRYSSAVPNPFG
- a CDS encoding RNA-binding S4 domain-containing protein; translated protein: MTDTDDNTIRLDQFLKLSGAAGTGGQAKVLIQAGQVTVNGEVETRRRRKLRPGDRVIAEGEEYVITSDDEE
- the ruvX gene encoding Holliday junction resolvase RuvX, with product MTASSDPPTADTFPVEGRLLGIDFGTKRIGVAISTPEQTIASPLENYSRRTKPLDGEFLSKIANEYRVVGLVVGLPVHMSGDESEKSRQARNFGKWLSHLTKLPVRYWDERHTSLIAELYLHEADLSNKKRKARMDMVAAQIMLQNYLDSDDRTAAPQSL
- a CDS encoding DUF309 domain-containing protein; the encoded protein is MDGPHEYPPKYLEGLRLFNDEEFFACHDALEEIWTETVGAEKQFYQGLIHAAVSLFHFENGNLGGARKMHRSSLNYLEPYGKHYQGIDVETLAAQLWFCFQELRAATDPSADLQLDRTLIPKIQIPTSIEEL
- a CDS encoding mannose-1-phosphate guanylyltransferase, with translation MLHSVVMAGGSGTRFWPQSRKTLPKQLLPLAGEATMLQQTSARNAPLISPEQTWVVTNAVQADATAAQLPDVPRANILVEPCGRNTAPCIGLAAIHLLRQDPDAVMLVVPADHVIRPTETFQKAVQRATDVVANSPETFVLFGVPPTFPSTGFGYIERGGSLSDGTDDAYHVASFREKPDRETATGFLDAGCYYWNCGIFVWRADAILRALEAQQPNISRRLATLRESLGTPDEEAALHREFPQMTSISIDHAVLEHAENVAVLEAPFEWDDVGSWHALERLMGADENRNVIDAPHCGVDTTGCIIRSTEQEHLIGTIGMEDCVIVHTADATLVARKDDENAIKQLVALIEERGYDRFL